Genomic window (Psychromonas sp. L1A2):
CCCTGTCTTATAATCTCCAGCACCATAAACCAAGCGTTTAATACGGGCATGAACGATTGCTCCTGCACACATAGGGCAAGGCTCTAATGTCACATACAAAGTACAGTCAGTAAGACGATAATTTTGCAAAGCTTTACCAGCCTTGCCTATCGCTATAATTTCCGCATGAGCACAGGCATTGTGATCTAAAATAGAGAGGTTCCAGCCTTCACCAACAATTTGGTTATCTTTAACTAATACAGCACCAACAGGAATTTCTCCTACTGCTTCTGCTTTATCAGCCAATGATAACGCATGTAACATCCAATCCTGATCTGTGTAATCATCTGTTTTTACTGCTTCAGTACTTTGTTCATTCATAATGTAATTCATAGACTTTGTTCATATATAGTTCATATATATAGTTCATATACGTAGTTCATATACGTAGTTCATATACGTAGTTCATATACGTAGTTCATATACGTAGTTCATATACGTAGTTCATATACGTAGTTCATATACGTAGTTCATATACGTAGTTCATATACGTAGTTCATATACGTAGTTCATATACGTAGTTCATATACGTAGTTCATATACGTAGTTCATATACGTAGTTCATATACGTAGTTCATATACGTAGTTCATATACGTAGTTCATATACGTAGTTCATATACGTAGTTCATATACGTAGTTCATATACGTAGTTCATTTTATATTCTGTATATATCGTATGCTTAGATAACATAACTTGAAAATATATTCCTTATAAAATAAATGAATAATATAACGAGGTTAATTCAACGCCATACATTAAATATACCCAACCAGCGATGGCTAAATATGGGCCGAATGGCAAAGGTCTGCTTTGCTTGTCTTTTGATGCTAAAAGTACTGCAATGCCAATAATGGCACCAGCAAATGAAGATAAAATAATAATTAACGGCAGCGCTTGCCATCCAAACCAAGCACCTAATGCAGCCAGTAATTTAAAATCACCGTACCCCATGCCCTCTTTGCCCGTTAATAATTTAAAAGCCCAATAGATAGACCACAACGTTAGATAACCAAAAGCAGCACCTAAAACAGCATCTTGTAAACCAATAAATGTACCTGACATATTAATTAACAAACCCAACCATATTAATGGCAAAGTTAGTTGATCAGGTAATAACATCGTATCAAAATCAATAAAGGTTAAACTAATTAATACCCAAGTAAAAATTAATGCATATAAAACAGGCCAACCAAAAGGAATAATGTAAGCAACGGCTAATGACATTAAACCTGTCAGCAGTTCTATACTCGGATAACGGACAGGTATTTTACAATCGCAATGCTTACAACGACCTTTTTGTAGCAACCAGCTTACCAATGGAATATTTTCCAGTGAGCCAATTAAATGGCTACACTTAGGACAACGAGACCGAGGTAATACTAAATTAAAAGTAGATTGTTCGACCTTGATATTGGCATCAGGGAAGCATTCAGCACACTCAGCTTCCCAACTTCTTTGCATCATTACAGGTAAACGATAAATCACAACATTTAAAAATGAACCAACCAATAAGCCTAAAACTAAAATCAGACCAAAATAGAAAGATGGAACTTGCTCCATCAACATGATCACTTCATTCATAATTGCCTTTACTTTTTAATGAGTTACTTGGGTTAATTGTTTTTATTAATAATATGGATTAACTTACTGTAGGTGCACAAATTTCGTCATCTACAAAAAAGTAAGCAATCTCACGAGCAGCAGACTCAGGACTATCTGAACCATGAACCGCATTGTAACGAGTTGATTCTGCAAAATCTGCACGGATAGTACCAGGTGCGGCTTGAGTGGGATCCGTTTTACCAATTAACTCACGGTAAGCTGGAATAATATTTTCACCTTGCAACACTAAAAGCATGGTCGGTCCAGACGTCATGAATTCTACAAGTGGTTCATAAAACTCTCTGCCTTCATGCTCTGCATAAAAACCTTCAGCTTGCTCTCTTGTTAACTGCATCATTTTTGCAGCAACAATAGTAAACTTTGCACTTTCAAAACGTTGTAAAATAGTACCTGTAAGTTGTTTACTAACAGCATCGGGTTTAATCATGGAAAGTGTTCTTTCTAATGGCATAATAGCTCCTTAAATCAAATTAATTGTAAGTGCAATATACCCCGTATAGATAGTAGCTATCAATAACAACATAACTACAGGGGAAGTTAATATCACATTTAATTAATATAGGTGAGTATTTATCGAACAGAGAGATGCTTTCCAATAAAAATACTTAAGGACATTCATCATCAAACGTTACCTTTCCTCATCACGATTAAAAAAGAGCATTGTATTTAGCATTTTATTATTTATCACATTAATACTTTTATCTCGCTTTTTGCCAAAAAGTCCATCAAAGATGACCTTGATAGATCAGCAACAAAGTCATTACTTTTCAACTTGCCCTGCATTAGCAAATATTCAAATAACACAAACGACGGATTCTCTTTCTAGCCCTTTTTCATTATTAAACTGGAATATTTATAAACAACAAAATCCACAATGGTCTACAAAATTAAATGAATGGGCTTCTCAAGCTGACTTAATTACATTACAAGAAGCAAAATATGATCAAGCGTTGATCGACTTTAGTCAGCAACAACAACTTACTTATTTTCAAAATATCGCTTTTAACTATAAAAATGATAGTTATGGTGTGAGTACATCTAGTCGAGTACAGGCTTCACAGGCTTGCGGTACTCGATACCCAGAACCTTGGACGATGGTCCCTAAAACAGGTATTGCTACTATTTATCCAATTGCTGATACAGTACTTGAAAGTTCATCGAGCATCAGTTCAAAAGAGTCATTATTATTAATCAATTTACATGGGGTAAACTTCACCTTCACTGCAGAACCATTAAAAGCACAAGTCAGCCCTTATTTACAACTAATTAAGCAACATAAAGGGCCTATTCTGATTAGTGGTGACTTTAATACTTGGAGTGAAGATCGAACAACGGAAATCATCGATACGTTGGTAAACGAAGGTTTTAATGAAACACAATTCACTAAAGACAAACGTCTGATCGTATTCGGTCTTCCCTTGGATCATGTATTTTATCGAGGATTAACGCTGATTAAAGCACAAAGCATTTCCACCATTGCCTCAGACCATAGCCCACAATTAGTCACCTTTGCTTTACCAAAATAAAGATAAATATTGAAAAAATAATATTTGAAAGGTGAAGAACAGCAACAGAATCGCGCAGCGCTTAATTGGCAAGGCCTTTATAGCTTAAACAGTTGATTTTTTTAGAAGTATCTAGAGGACATTTGGAACGGTACACGAGACTAAAAAAAACATGACCCCAGCCCTTAATTGGCAAGGTCTTTATAACTTAGATAATTGAATTTATTTAGAAGTGTTGAGATGAAATTTGGAGCGGTACACGAGACTAAAAAAACACATGACCCCAGCCCTTAATTGGCAAGGTCTTGATAATTTAGATAATTGAATTTATTTAGAAGTGTTGAGATGAAATTTGGAGCGGTACACGAGACTAAAAAAACACATGACCCCAGCCCTTAATTGGCAAGGTCTTGATAATTTATATAATTGAATTTATTTAGAATTGTTGAGATGAAATTTGGAGCGGTACACGAGACTCGAACTCGTGACCCCGACCTTGGCAAGGTCGTGCTCTACCAACTGAGCTAGTACCGCTTCATAATTTAGTTTTATATATTAGCTTGGAGCGGTACACGAGACTCGAACTCGTGACCCCGACCTTGGCAAGGTCGTGCTCTACCAACTGAGCTAGTACCGCTTCATATAAAACTATTTGGAAAAATAAGTTACAAGGTATTTAACAAAATATCTTATAAAATTGGAGCGGTACACGAGACTCGAACTCGTGACCCCGACCTTGGCAAGGTCGTGCTCTACCAACTGAGCTAGTACCGCATCACATTTTCCTGCAACAAACTTTCTTATAAAGAAAAAAGGTACTTGGTAATACCTGTTCGTTACGAGGTGCGAATTATAGAGATGGCGTTAATGATTGCAAGCTTTTTTTAGCTATTTTAGTCTCAACAAAGCTTGTATGTAGAGTTTTTAAACAAATCCTAAAAAGCTTGCTCAAAAACCAACCTAATAGTTGAAAAAATGCTTTTGGTAATGCTGTAACTCTGAAATTGACTCTTTAATATCTTGTAAGGCTAAATGTGTCCCGGTTTTTTTATGAGCTTCAACCATTTCAGGCGCCCAACGACGACCTAATTCTTTTACTGTACTCACATCAATATTTCGGTAGTGGAAAAAAGCTTCTAACGTCGGCATATGTTTAACCATAAAACGACGATCTTGACCAATACTGTTTCCGCATAAAGGAGCTACTCCAGCAGGAACCCACTCTTGTAAAAATGCTAACGTTTCTTGTTCTGCTTGTTCGCAACTGATTTTACTTGCTTTTACTCGTGCTGTTAGCCCTGATTTACCGTGATGCTCTGTGCACCATTCATCCATCGCATTTAATGCAGCATCACTTTGATGAATAACAAACTGTGGGCCTTCAGCTAAAATATTTAAATCGCTATCCGTAACTATCGTTGCAATTTCAATAATTTTATCGCTATCAGGATTTAACCCTGTCATTTCTAAATCAATCCATACCAAATTATTTTTGTTCATTTTGATAACCGCCCTTTTCTATTGATGAATAGCTTAATTATGTGGAAAATATAGTATGATACGCCATTCAAATCGCCAGTGTAGCAAAGGAAGCCTGTGACTAAGAAGAAAAAACTCAGTAAAAACCAAATTCGTCGTGTTCAAAGCAATCACAATAAACGCTTAACACCTAAAAACGATAAACAATGGGATGAGTCTGAACTGGGTCCACAACTGGAAGGTTTAGTCGTAAGCCGATTTGGACAGCATGCTGATATTGAAGATCAAGAAGGCAAAGTAGAACGTTGTACTCTACGTCGTTCAATCCGCTCTCTCGTTACTGGTGACAGAGTAGTATGGCGAGCAGGTAAAGAATCACATCAGGGCATTAGCGGCGTTATCGAAGCGGTGCATCCGCGTAAAACGGTATTAACACGTCCAGATTATTATGATGGTATTAAACCAATTGCAGCTAATATCGACCACATTATCATTGTTAGCTCTATCGCACCTGAATTCTCCCGTAATATTATTGACCGCTACTTAGTGGCTTGCGAAGATATTGGCATCACGCCTATTATCGTTTTAAATAAGGTTGATTTACTAGATGATGAATCAGCAAAAATTATTGATAAAGAATTACAAAGCTACCGTGATATTGGCTATCACGTACTTTACAGTTCAATGCACGGTACAGGGTTAGATGCTTTAAAGTCAGTAATGAAAGACAAAATTAATATCTTTGTTGGTCAATCTGGCGTGGGTAAAACATCATTATTAAATATGTTATTACCAGAAGTAGAAGCCGTGACTGGCGAGATATCCGAAGGATCCGGTCTTGGTAAACATACAACGACAACGGCACGCTTATATCATTTCAGCGATGGAGGTGATTTAATCGACAGCCCAGGGATCCGAGAGTTTTCACTATGGCATTTAGAAGCAGAACGTATTGCCAGTGGATTTATAGAATTTAGAGAGTACTTAGGTAACTGTCGTTTTCGTGATTGTAAACATCAAGCAGATCCTGGGTGTGCACTAGTTGAAGCGGTTGAAAATGGGCATATAGACAACGCTCGATTTAAGAGTTTCTTGCGTATTTTAGAAACCATGGATGATGCCAAAAATGCACGTCACCGAGATCCTAATGTTTATTAAACATTAAGTTTAATGACTGTATTTAATGATATTAGTCGTTAGCGATATAAAATTAATTATGTGATAAAAGAATAACAATACTCACAACACTAACAATAGAGAGTTTTAAAATGAGCGGTAAACTAAAAATTATTGGCCAATATATTTTACCCAAACACTCGGTGACTTTCATCGCAGGTAAATTAGCTAATGCTAAAATGGGCAAATTTACGACTTTTTTAATTACTCAGTTTATTAAAAAGTTCAAAATAGATATGAGCGAAGCAAAATATTCAGAACCTTCTGACTTTGCCACTTTTAATGATTTCTTCACACGTGAATTAAAAGAAGATGTCCGTACAATTATTGAAGGCGATCAAAATCTAGCCACACCAGTAGATGGCTGTGTTAGTCAACAAGGTGATATTAAATCAGGTCGTATTTTTCAAGCAAAAGGACATGATTTTAGCCTACGAGAATTATTAGGCGGTCGTGATGATGTAGCTGCACCTTTTGATGATGGTATCTTTTCAACAGTTTATTTAGCACCTAAAGATTACCACCGTATTCATATGCCAATCACCGGTAAATTAGAACAGATGATCTTTATACCAGGTGACTTATTCTCAGTTAATCCATTAACGGCACAAAATGTTCCTAACTTATTTGCACGTAATGAACGTGCTGTTGCCATTTTCTCTACGGCAATCGGGCCAATGGCGATGGTTTTAGTGGGCGCTACGATTGTTGGTAGTATTGAAACTGTATGGGAAGGCACATTAAAAGCTCAAAAAAATAAAGAGCTTCAATACTGGGATTACCAAGACCAAGAGATCATCTTAGAAAAAGGGGCTGAAATGGGGCGCTTTAAACTAGGCAGTACTATTGTTGCTTTATTCCCTAAAGACAGTATTGAATTTAGTGAAGATCTAGCACCTTCAAGTGTAACGCGTTTAGGTGAGTTATTTGCAACAGTAAAGCAAACCGCTGAATAAAGAAATTAAGTAGAAAAACCAATAATAACAAGGGTTGTAATGTCAAACATATCGAGTGAACAATATTTAAAGAAAATCTTATTAGCACCAATTTATGAAGCGGCTATCGAGACTAAACTACAACCTTTAAATAAGCTATCTGCACGTCTAGATAATCACATATTATTAAAACGCGAAGATTTACAGCCAGTACATTCATTTAAATTACGCGGCGCTTACAATAAGTTATCAAGCCTGAGTGAACAGCAGAAAAAAAATGGTGTGATTGCCGCATCAGCAGGCAACCATGCTCAAGGTTTAGCATTATCTGCACAAAAAATGGGTGTCAAAGCAACCATCGTTATGCCTAAAACGACGCCAGATATTAAAGTGAGTTCTGTACGTAGTTTTGGTGCGACGGTTGTCTTAACAGGTGACTCTTTTGACGCAGCAAACGCTTATTCATTAGCCTTAGCAAAAGAGCACGGTTATACCTTGATCCACCCTTTTGATGATCCAGATATTATTGCAGGGCAAGGAACCGTAGGAAAAGAGCTTTTACAACAAGATGCTCACCTAGACAAAATATTTGTACCGGTAGGCGGCGGTGGTTTAGCAGCAGGTATCGCTGTTTATATCAAACAACTATTACCACACATTCAAGTGATTGCAGTAGAACCTGAAGATGCAGCTTGTTTAAAAGCAGCATTAGCTGCAGGTAAGCCAGTGACATTACCAAAAGTAGGTTTATTTGCAGATGGCGTGGCGGTAAAAACAATTGGCCAAGAAACATTCCGTTTATGCCAGCAATATATTGACGATGTTGTTACTGTGAGTAGTGATGAAATCTGTGCTGCAGTAAAGGATATTTTTGATGATACACGTGCTATTGCAGAGCCTGCAGGTGCATTATCACTAGCGGGCTTAAAGAAATACACTCAACAGCATCAAATAAAGGATCAACGTTTAGCGGCTATTTTAAGTGGTGCAAACGTTAACTTCCACGGCTTACGTTATGTATCAGAAAGATGTGAATTAGGCGAACATAACGAAAGTATTTTGGCTGTCACAATTCCAGAGCAACAAGGGGCATTTTTAGCGTTTTGTAATGAGCTTGATGGACGTGCAATCACAGAGTTTAATTATCGTTATAGCGATAGTAAACAAGCCAATATTTTTGTTGGCGTGAGAACACCACAAGGTATTGATGAACTAACAAGTTTAACTGATAAGCTAACTGTTGCAGGCTACTCTGTTACCGATTTAAGTCAAGATGAAACCGCTAAGCTACATGTGCGTTATATGGTGGGAGGTGTTCCTTCACAGCAGTTAACCGAGCGGTTATATAGTTTTGAATTTCCAGAGCATCCTAATGCATTGTTAAAATTTTTAAACCTATTGGGGATGCATGCCAACATTACTTTATTCCATTACCGAAATCACGGTGCTGCATATGGGCAAGTGTTAGCGGGGTTTGAAGTCGATGATTCACAAGTTGCAGAGTTTAGTGAACACTTAGATGCATTAGGCTATAACTATAAAGATGAAACGTTGAATCCTGCATATCGATACTTTTTGTCACATACAAATAACTAGTAAGCATATTATATGATGTACTTAATATCTTCATTGAAGTTAGCAAAAATTGTACATAAATTAACGCAAAACTTAACTTGGTTAGCAATGTTAGGATTGATGTTGTTACAAGCGACTATTACCTATGCTTTATTTATTTTAGCAGGGGAAGTAGAAATAATAACTCACCCAATTCAATTTTTTTATTACAACATGGTAGTTATTTCAACGGTTGGATTTGGCGACTTTAGCCCAGTAACTGACCTTGGAAAATTGGTTGTCGCCTTGTGGCAGATTCCATCAGGTTTAATTGTGTTTGCTACATTTATTGGTAAAGCAACTCAATTATTTATTGATATAGCGAGAAATAATATGAACGGTAATAATGACTTTTCAGACCTAACTGATCACATTCTTTTATTATGTTGGGATGAGTATTCTACCAAGCAAATTATACAATTAATTTTAGGGGATAAAAAACGTCAAAAGCGTCAAATATTACTTTGTGTTACTAAAGATATGAAAAATCCGTTACCTGAAATAGATGAACTATCATTTGTTAAATTAAGTACTTTTTCAGATAAAAAAGAGCTTGAACGAATTGCGTTACAAAAAGCAAAACGTATCATTATCGATGGACAATCAGATGATGAAACATTATCTATTGCACTCAGTATTGCTACATTTACAGATAAAAATGCCAATATTACCGCACATTTTTTTGATGAGACTAAAGCTCAATTATTAAAAATGCATTGCCCTAGTATAGAGTGCAGTATCGATAATAGTGCGCAGATGATGGTAAGAAGTATGCAAGATCCTGGATCAAGTCAAGTGACAGAAAGGCTACTTTCCACATTAAACGGCGCAACACTTTATAGCTTTTTAGTACCTGAACTGGAAAAAGAGATCAATTTTGGTCAATTGTTTGATGCTTTTAAGCATCGCTATAACATGATTTTATTAGGCTTTAGTAAGCATAAAAATGGTCAAGATATGCACTTAAATCCATCTGATGAAGAGATCATCGACAGCCATTATCATTTACATTATATTGCAAATGAACGTCTTGATGAAAATGATATTGATTGGAAGAGTATCGTTTAATAAACATTGAACTTGATTAGTACGAGGATAAAGGTATGTTTCCTCTCCATCAATTAAACTTATTCATTTTATGCTAGGAAGCAACAAACAATGAGTATCACCACAAGTATGCCTCAATCTAATTTTTTATCGTTATTAGATCCTATCATTCAAACTATGCCGACTTGGTTCCAAGAAGGTGGTGTAGTGATGTGGCCATTACTTTTAATCTCTTTTTTAATCACTGTTGTCGCTTTAGAGCGTTTATATTTCTGGGTTATCTATCATAGTCAGAAAGAACGTTTTTTATTACAAGAGTGCTTTGCTGCTTTATATAATAAACAAAAAACAGAAGCCTTATTAGTTTGTAAAAAATTAGAAACCCCCGCATTAAAAATGATTAGTGAAGGTATTTCGATGCTGCCTTTCCCCCCTAAAGAAAAAATGCTTTTAGATACAAAAAAACAAATAAATTTAGTTTCTAGAGGTCAATCTTTCTTACATAAAGCATTAATAGTGACGCCAATTCTAGGCATTTTAGGTACGCTAATAAACCTAATCAACGCTTTCAGTAGTATTGAACTTCAAGAAAGTGAGAACATCGGTGTTCTTCTTAAAACAATCACAGAGTCTCTAATTCCAATTGCGGCTAGTCTCATTATTTTGTTATTCATTTTGATACCTCAACAATTCTTTCGTACACAAATTTATAAAATAACACTACATTTAGAAAATGTACGTAGCCAGTTTGATCACATTTGTCTGCAAAAGAATTTAATCAGAAACAATTTTTCAGAAAATATGGGTACCATGGTAAAAAATGATGAGAACACTCTCGATGAAGAAAGAAAAGACTGTCATAGTAAATCGGTATCAGAACAAACACAGATGCCTTACCATTATGAGTTTTCAGAAGAAACAGGGGAAATAAATGTTTCTATTCATGAGCAAACAGAAGATATCAAACGGGTACCAACTTCATCAATTGCTGAAATGTACAACAATGAATTACTAACCGTTGAAAATACTGAATATGAGTCAACTATTGTTGAAAATGACCCAGTTCCAACCAAAATTGAGTCAACGCCTAAAGTGAACTTAAATAGTTAAATAGACAAATTTTTCGAACTAAATAGTAATACGTAGAGTAAAAATATATTATGAAAACTTCTTATCATTATTTTCCATTTATTGTTATAAGCCTATTATTACACTACTTATTTTTTTATTTTAATAGTGATACATCTTCAGAAAATTTTCCTATTACTCAAACTTACACTTCTATAAAAACAACTGACGAAATCATAGCACCTTCAAAATCAATACCAATGTCACTACCGCAACTCAATGCTATTCAATCAATATCAGTCGCAACATCAACACCACGACAGCAAACAACTCAAACAAAAAAAGTAACCTCAATAACATTGCCAGAAACCACTCAAACAGAAATTGTTAAACTATCAACATCATTACAACAAAGTACTAGCACAGAGCCAGTTGAGCCATCGATATCGCAAAAAAAAGTCACTCAAGCTGAAATAATAGTCCCATTAACAACGCAGCAGAAAATGGCTAAAACTGAAATAATGACATCATCAACAACGATCCAAGAAATAACTCAAACTAAAATAGTCACATCATCAAAACCACAAGAAATAACTCAAATAGAACAAGGTGAGTCATCGCTCTCATTACCTGAAGAAAATGAAATAGTTAAAATTGAAAAAGTCTTACCTGTAAAAAGCTATCAAGTGAATGTTAAGACACATACATCCAATGAAGTTGCCCTACTAAAAGAATATGTATTTGAACGAAACCTAGTAAACTTGCCAAAACTTGCAATATCAAAACCAAGTAAGAAAAACAAAGTTAAAAAAACCAGTATCAAAAACACTACTGCGAAATCAACTCGACCCGTGATTACCATGAAGAATAGTGAAATAACGGCTAAAACAAAAACAAATAAAACCAATCGACAAATGACAGTATTGGACACAAGAGACTTCAATAATAAAACGTCTACGGTAGCGCAATATAATTCTGCAACAACGGCGAAACGAATTTTCAAACCAAAGTCAGATATAACGAACACATCAATGGCAAAACAAGGTAACTTATTACCACAAGCAACGGCCGTATCAGGTAAGGCACCTTCTTATCCAAAACAAGCAGCCTTGCAACAACAAAAAGGCCAAGTCGTGGTGAATATGACTGTCTTACCAAGTGGTACAACTAAAGAAGCGGAAATCATTCAATCTAGCGGCCATGAAATGTTAGATAAAGCTGTATTAAACTTTATTACTCGTGAATTATTTATGCCATCATTAGAAGGTCAGGATAGAGTCCCGAGTAAACAATCATTTTTTTATAGTTTCGAATAAAAAACAAGATCAAAAAAAGCCAATCAGGTGATTGGCTTAGATAGTTATTATTTTATTAAGCTATAGCTTTATTAAGATATATTAACATTAATTGTTGTTTAAAGCATAAGTTGTCATTTAACAACTAAGAGAGGCCTTTAAATATGGGGGGAAGTATAATCATTCAA
Coding sequences:
- the tadA gene encoding tRNA adenosine(34) deaminase TadA; this encodes MNYIMNEQSTEAVKTDDYTDQDWMLHALSLADKAEAVGEIPVGAVLVKDNQIVGEGWNLSILDHNACAHAEIIAIGKAGKALQNYRLTDCTLYVTLEPCPMCAGAIVHARIKRLVYGAGDYKTGAAGSVFNLVCNDKLNHQVDVTSGLYDEQCANKISDFFKRRRKEKKALKKANKGEKDNV
- a CDS encoding prepilin peptidase, whose amino-acid sequence is MNEVIMLMEQVPSFYFGLILVLGLLVGSFLNVVIYRLPVMMQRSWEAECAECFPDANIKVEQSTFNLVLPRSRCPKCSHLIGSLENIPLVSWLLQKGRCKHCDCKIPVRYPSIELLTGLMSLAVAYIIPFGWPVLYALIFTWVLISLTFIDFDTMLLPDQLTLPLIWLGLLINMSGTFIGLQDAVLGAAFGYLTLWSIYWAFKLLTGKEGMGYGDFKLLAALGAWFGWQALPLIIILSSFAGAIIGIAVLLASKDKQSRPLPFGPYLAIAGWVYLMYGVELTSLYYSFIL
- the ndk gene encoding nucleoside-diphosphate kinase, with amino-acid sequence MPLERTLSMIKPDAVSKQLTGTILQRFESAKFTIVAAKMMQLTREQAEGFYAEHEGREFYEPLVEFMTSGPTMLLVLQGENIIPAYRELIGKTDPTQAAPGTIRADFAESTRYNAVHGSDSPESAAREIAYFFVDDEICAPTVS
- a CDS encoding endonuclease/exonuclease/phosphatase family protein, with translation MLLFITLILLSRFLPKSPSKMTLIDQQQSHYFSTCPALANIQITQTTDSLSSPFSLLNWNIYKQQNPQWSTKLNEWASQADLITLQEAKYDQALIDFSQQQQLTYFQNIAFNYKNDSYGVSTSSRVQASQACGTRYPEPWTMVPKTGIATIYPIADTVLESSSSISSKESLLLINLHGVNFTFTAEPLKAQVSPYLQLIKQHKGPILISGDFNTWSEDRTTEIIDTLVNEGFNETQFTKDKRLIVFGLPLDHVFYRGLTLIKAQSISTIASDHSPQLVTFALPK
- the orn gene encoding oligoribonuclease → MKMNKNNLVWIDLEMTGLNPDSDKIIEIATIVTDSDLNILAEGPQFVIHQSDAALNAMDEWCTEHHGKSGLTARVKASKISCEQAEQETLAFLQEWVPAGVAPLCGNSIGQDRRFMVKHMPTLEAFFHYRNIDVSTVKELGRRWAPEMVEAHKKTGTHLALQDIKESISELQHYQKHFFNY
- the rsgA gene encoding small ribosomal subunit biogenesis GTPase RsgA; this encodes MTKKKKLSKNQIRRVQSNHNKRLTPKNDKQWDESELGPQLEGLVVSRFGQHADIEDQEGKVERCTLRRSIRSLVTGDRVVWRAGKESHQGISGVIEAVHPRKTVLTRPDYYDGIKPIAANIDHIIIVSSIAPEFSRNIIDRYLVACEDIGITPIIVLNKVDLLDDESAKIIDKELQSYRDIGYHVLYSSMHGTGLDALKSVMKDKINIFVGQSGVGKTSLLNMLLPEVEAVTGEISEGSGLGKHTTTTARLYHFSDGGDLIDSPGIREFSLWHLEAERIASGFIEFREYLGNCRFRDCKHQADPGCALVEAVENGHIDNARFKSFLRILETMDDAKNARHRDPNVY
- the asd gene encoding archaetidylserine decarboxylase (Phosphatidylserine decarboxylase is synthesized as a single chain precursor. Generation of the pyruvoyl active site from a Ser is coupled to cleavage of a Gly-Ser bond between the larger (beta) and smaller (alpha chains). It is an integral membrane protein.), with protein sequence MSGKLKIIGQYILPKHSVTFIAGKLANAKMGKFTTFLITQFIKKFKIDMSEAKYSEPSDFATFNDFFTRELKEDVRTIIEGDQNLATPVDGCVSQQGDIKSGRIFQAKGHDFSLRELLGGRDDVAAPFDDGIFSTVYLAPKDYHRIHMPITGKLEQMIFIPGDLFSVNPLTAQNVPNLFARNERAVAIFSTAIGPMAMVLVGATIVGSIETVWEGTLKAQKNKELQYWDYQDQEIILEKGAEMGRFKLGSTIVALFPKDSIEFSEDLAPSSVTRLGELFATVKQTAE
- the ilvA gene encoding threonine ammonia-lyase, biosynthetic; amino-acid sequence: MSNISSEQYLKKILLAPIYEAAIETKLQPLNKLSARLDNHILLKREDLQPVHSFKLRGAYNKLSSLSEQQKKNGVIAASAGNHAQGLALSAQKMGVKATIVMPKTTPDIKVSSVRSFGATVVLTGDSFDAANAYSLALAKEHGYTLIHPFDDPDIIAGQGTVGKELLQQDAHLDKIFVPVGGGGLAAGIAVYIKQLLPHIQVIAVEPEDAACLKAALAAGKPVTLPKVGLFADGVAVKTIGQETFRLCQQYIDDVVTVSSDEICAAVKDIFDDTRAIAEPAGALSLAGLKKYTQQHQIKDQRLAAILSGANVNFHGLRYVSERCELGEHNESILAVTIPEQQGAFLAFCNELDGRAITEFNYRYSDSKQANIFVGVRTPQGIDELTSLTDKLTVAGYSVTDLSQDETAKLHVRYMVGGVPSQQLTERLYSFEFPEHPNALLKFLNLLGMHANITLFHYRNHGAAYGQVLAGFEVDDSQVAEFSEHLDALGYNYKDETLNPAYRYFLSHTNN
- a CDS encoding potassium channel family protein, translated to MMYLISSLKLAKIVHKLTQNLTWLAMLGLMLLQATITYALFILAGEVEIITHPIQFFYYNMVVISTVGFGDFSPVTDLGKLVVALWQIPSGLIVFATFIGKATQLFIDIARNNMNGNNDFSDLTDHILLLCWDEYSTKQIIQLILGDKKRQKRQILLCVTKDMKNPLPEIDELSFVKLSTFSDKKELERIALQKAKRIIIDGQSDDETLSIALSIATFTDKNANITAHFFDETKAQLLKMHCPSIECSIDNSAQMMVRSMQDPGSSQVTERLLSTLNGATLYSFLVPELEKEINFGQLFDAFKHRYNMILLGFSKHKNGQDMHLNPSDEEIIDSHYHLHYIANERLDENDIDWKSIV
- a CDS encoding MotA/TolQ/ExbB proton channel family protein, translated to MSITTSMPQSNFLSLLDPIIQTMPTWFQEGGVVMWPLLLISFLITVVALERLYFWVIYHSQKERFLLQECFAALYNKQKTEALLVCKKLETPALKMISEGISMLPFPPKEKMLLDTKKQINLVSRGQSFLHKALIVTPILGILGTLINLINAFSSIELQESENIGVLLKTITESLIPIAASLIILLFILIPQQFFRTQIYKITLHLENVRSQFDHICLQKNLIRNNFSENMGTMVKNDENTLDEERKDCHSKSVSEQTQMPYHYEFSEETGEINVSIHEQTEDIKRVPTSSIAEMYNNELLTVENTEYESTIVENDPVPTKIESTPKVNLNS